One Balaenoptera musculus isolate JJ_BM4_2016_0621 chromosome 13, mBalMus1.pri.v3, whole genome shotgun sequence genomic region harbors:
- the LOC118905906 gene encoding histone H3.3-like, translated as MARTKRAACKSTGGKAPRKKLATKAARKSVPSTGRLKKPQRYRPGTVALREIRRCQKCTELLIHKLPFQQLARKIAQDFKTDLRFRSAATGALQEESEIYLAGLFEDTNLCAIHAKRVTIMPSDIRLARRLRGKHP; from the coding sequence ATGGCTCGTACAAAGCGGGCTGCCTGCAAATCGACCGGCGGTAAAGCACCAAGGAAGAAACTGGCTACAAAAGCCGCTCGCAAGAGTGTGCCCTCTACTGGAAGGCTGAAGAAACCTCAGCGTTACAGGCCTGGTACCGTGGCACTCCGTGAAATCAGACGTTGTCAGAAGTGTACTGAACTTCTGATTCACAAACTTCCCTTCCAGCAGCTGGCACGGAAAATTGCTCAAGACTTCAAAACAGATCTGCGCTTCCGGAGTGCAGCTACTGGTGCTTTGCAGGAGGAAAGTGAGATCTATCTGGCTGGGCTTTTTGAAGACACCAACCTGTGTGCTATCCATGCCAAACGTGTAACAATTATGCCAAGCGACATCCGGCTAGCACGCCGCTTACGTGGAAAACACCCTTAA